A window from Staphylococcus succinus encodes these proteins:
- the dprA gene encoding DNA-processing protein DprA has product MKEYQYLKLRFSGLTTQQIRQLLKGYPYFLECNEIEQHYLLKQFLSILNVRRKTHIYNKFLNYNVEQILLQMQQWHVNYIPITHPHYPQLLREIYDPPYILFYKGNISILQLPNTLAVIGSRNATQYTDKALSYLFPSFKKVNMTIVSGLAKGADYKAHRYALSMDMPSIAVLGFGHLYHYPKETQGIRNQLEVEGLVISEYLPNQTPQKYYFPERNRLISGLSKGILITESKSVSGTRITTHCALEQNREVYVLPGSMFNELTKGNLLSAQEGAKIVLRPSDIINDFH; this is encoded by the coding sequence ATGAAAGAATACCAATATTTAAAACTACGTTTTTCTGGATTGACTACACAGCAAATAAGACAACTTTTAAAAGGTTATCCTTATTTCTTAGAGTGTAATGAAATTGAACAACATTATTTACTCAAACAGTTTTTATCTATTTTGAATGTTAGACGTAAAACGCATATATATAATAAATTTTTAAATTACAATGTTGAACAAATTTTATTACAAATGCAACAGTGGCATGTCAATTATATACCGATTACACATCCCCATTACCCTCAATTACTACGGGAAATTTACGACCCTCCATATATTCTTTTCTACAAAGGAAACATATCTATATTACAATTGCCAAACACATTGGCAGTCATTGGTTCAAGAAATGCTACTCAATATACAGACAAAGCATTAAGCTATCTTTTTCCTTCATTTAAAAAAGTAAACATGACAATTGTTTCAGGTTTAGCTAAAGGTGCCGACTATAAAGCGCACCGATATGCGCTAAGTATGGATATGCCTTCTATTGCTGTGCTAGGTTTTGGACATTTATATCATTATCCTAAAGAAACACAAGGAATCAGAAATCAACTTGAAGTTGAGGGGCTAGTGATAAGCGAATACTTACCAAATCAAACGCCACAAAAATATTATTTTCCCGAACGAAATAGATTAATTAGTGGATTATCCAAAGGTATATTAATTACAGAATCTAAGTCAGTAAGTGGCACACGTATTACGACTCATTGCGCCTTGGAACAAAATAGAGAAGTATATGTTTTGCCAGGATCCATGTTTAATGAATTGACAAAGGGTAATTTATTGAGTGCACAAGAAGGTGCAAAAATCGTTTTGAGACCAAGTGATATTATAAATGACTTTCATTAA
- the sucD gene encoding succinate--CoA ligase subunit alpha, translating into MSVFIDKNTKVIVQGITGSTALFHTQQMLEYGTQIVAGVTPGKGGQVVEGVPVFNTVEEAKEETGATVSVIYVPAPFAADAILECIEAELDLAICITEHIPVIDMIKVKSYSEGKKTRVVGPNCPGVITADECKIGIMPGYIHKKGHVGVVSRSGTLTYEAVHQLTEEGIGQTTAVGIGGDPVNGTNFIDVLKEFNEDDETKAVVMIGEIGGTAEEEAAEWIKENMTKPVVGFVGGQTAPPGKRMGHAGAIISGGKGTAEEKIKTLNSCGVKTADTPSEIGTTLIEAAKEAGIYEQLLTVKQ; encoded by the coding sequence ATGAGCGTATTTATTGATAAAAATACAAAAGTAATTGTACAAGGTATCACAGGGTCAACTGCCCTTTTCCATACACAACAAATGCTTGAATATGGTACACAAATTGTTGCTGGGGTAACACCTGGTAAAGGTGGACAAGTTGTTGAAGGCGTGCCAGTATTCAACACTGTAGAAGAGGCTAAAGAAGAAACAGGTGCTACGGTATCTGTAATTTATGTACCTGCGCCATTTGCAGCAGATGCAATCTTGGAATGTATTGAAGCTGAGTTAGATTTAGCGATTTGTATTACAGAACATATTCCTGTTATTGATATGATTAAGGTTAAAAGTTATTCAGAAGGTAAGAAAACACGTGTTGTAGGACCGAACTGTCCAGGTGTTATTACTGCTGACGAATGTAAAATTGGAATTATGCCAGGATACATTCACAAAAAAGGTCATGTAGGTGTAGTATCTCGTTCAGGTACATTAACTTATGAAGCTGTACATCAATTAACTGAAGAAGGTATTGGCCAAACTACTGCTGTAGGTATTGGTGGAGATCCAGTTAATGGTACAAACTTTATAGATGTATTAAAAGAATTCAATGAAGACGATGAAACTAAAGCAGTAGTTATGATTGGAGAAATCGGCGGTACTGCTGAAGAAGAAGCGGCTGAATGGATTAAAGAAAATATGACAAAACCAGTAGTAGGTTTTGTTGGTGGTCAAACAGCACCTCCTGGTAAACGTATGGGCCATGCTGGTGCGATTATTTCAGGCGGTAAAGGTACTGCCGAAGAAAAAATTAAAACACTTAACAGTTGTGGTGTTAAGACAGCAGATACGCCGTCAGAAATTGGTACAACACTAATAGAAGCGGCTAAAGAAGCAGGCATTTACGAGCAATTATTAACTGTAAAACAATAA
- the sucC gene encoding ADP-forming succinate--CoA ligase subunit beta, which yields MNIHEYQGKAIFRSMGVAVPEGRVAFTAEEAVEKAKELNSDVYVVKAQIHAGGRGKAGGVKIAKSLSEVETYANELIGKTLVTHQTGPEGKEIKRLYIEEGCDIQKEYYVGFVIDRATDKVTLMASEEGGTEIEEVAAQTPEKIFKETIDPVVGLAPYQARRIAFNINIPKESINKAAKFLVSLYNVFIEKDCSIVEINPLVTTGDGNVLALDAKLNFDDNALFRHKDIQELRDLEEEDPKEIEASKYDLSYIALDGDIGCMVNGAGLAMATMDTINHFGGNPANFLDVGGGATKEKVTEAFKIILGDENVKGIFVNIFGGIMKCDIIAEGIVAAVKEVELTLPLVVRLEGTNVEKGKEILKESGLAIEPAATMAEGAQKIVKLVKEA from the coding sequence ATGAATATCCACGAGTATCAAGGTAAAGCAATATTTCGTTCTATGGGCGTTGCTGTCCCAGAAGGACGTGTAGCATTTACTGCTGAAGAAGCGGTAGAAAAAGCAAAAGAATTAAATTCAGATGTATATGTAGTGAAAGCTCAAATACACGCTGGGGGTAGAGGTAAAGCAGGCGGCGTTAAAATAGCTAAATCACTTTCTGAAGTTGAAACTTATGCAAATGAATTAATTGGTAAGACATTAGTAACGCATCAAACTGGCCCTGAAGGTAAAGAAATTAAACGCCTTTACATAGAAGAAGGCTGTGATATTCAAAAAGAATATTATGTTGGTTTTGTTATTGATCGTGCAACTGATAAAGTGACTTTGATGGCATCTGAAGAAGGTGGAACAGAAATCGAAGAGGTTGCTGCTCAAACACCTGAAAAGATTTTCAAAGAAACAATTGATCCAGTTGTCGGTTTAGCACCGTATCAAGCAAGAAGAATTGCTTTCAATATTAATATTCCTAAAGAATCAATTAATAAAGCAGCTAAGTTTTTAGTATCACTTTATAATGTATTCATTGAAAAAGATTGTTCAATCGTTGAAATTAATCCACTTGTTACTACAGGTGATGGTAACGTTTTAGCGTTAGATGCGAAATTGAATTTTGATGATAATGCATTATTCAGACATAAAGATATCCAAGAATTACGCGACTTAGAAGAAGAAGATCCAAAAGAAATCGAAGCTTCTAAGTATGATTTATCATATATTGCTTTAGATGGAGATATTGGTTGTATGGTTAATGGTGCTGGTTTAGCTATGGCAACTATGGATACGATTAATCACTTCGGTGGAAATCCCGCAAACTTCCTTGACGTAGGGGGCGGCGCAACTAAAGAGAAAGTCACAGAAGCATTTAAAATTATCTTAGGTGATGAGAATGTTAAAGGTATTTTTGTTAATATCTTTGGTGGCATCATGAAGTGTGACATTATTGCAGAAGGTATTGTGGCTGCAGTTAAAGAAGTAGAACTGACTTTACCACTTGTTGTTCGTTTAGAAGGTACAAATGTGGAAAAAGGTAAAGAAATTCTTAAGGAATCAGGATTAGCAATTGAACCAGCTGCAACTATGGCAGAAGGCGCACAAAAAATCGTAAAACTTGTTAAAGAAGCGTAA
- a CDS encoding ribonuclease HII, producing MKPTIKDIKAMLQTIETKEELDNLIINNDERKGVQSAIVSRRKELDKQQLLLENYKVMSRFENEILAQDSESLICGIDEVGRGPLAGPVVACAVILNEDHHFTGLNDSKQLSASKREILERQLLADVYAYAYGYATVDEIDEINIYEATKLAMERAISGLSVKPTHLLIDAMTLNVDIPQTSIIKGDAKSISIAAASVLAKEHRDRYMRNLAVKCPGYGFEKNVGYGTQQHLEGIKKHGILNEHRKTFEPIKSLKS from the coding sequence ATGAAGCCAACAATTAAAGACATAAAGGCTATGTTACAAACTATAGAAACCAAGGAAGAATTAGACAATCTAATTATTAATAATGATGAAAGAAAAGGCGTCCAAAGTGCGATTGTGAGTAGACGAAAAGAATTAGATAAGCAACAATTACTATTGGAAAATTATAAAGTAATGTCACGTTTTGAAAATGAAATATTGGCCCAAGATAGTGAATCCTTGATTTGTGGCATAGATGAAGTAGGACGTGGACCTTTGGCAGGACCTGTAGTAGCTTGTGCAGTAATTTTAAATGAAGACCATCATTTTACAGGGCTTAATGACTCAAAACAATTATCTGCTAGTAAAAGAGAAATTTTAGAGCGCCAATTATTAGCGGATGTTTATGCTTATGCGTATGGTTATGCCACGGTAGACGAAATTGATGAAATTAATATTTACGAAGCGACTAAGCTTGCTATGGAAAGAGCAATATCAGGATTAAGTGTTAAACCGACACACTTACTTATAGATGCAATGACATTAAATGTGGATATTCCGCAAACCTCAATAATTAAGGGTGATGCAAAAAGTATTTCAATTGCTGCAGCGAGTGTACTAGCTAAAGAACATAGAGATAGATATATGCGAAATTTAGCAGTTAAATGCCCAGGATATGGTTTTGAAAAAAACGTAGGGTATGGCACGCAACAGCATTTAGAAGGAATTAAAAAGCACGGCATTTTAAATGAACACAGAAAGACTTTTGAACCAATTAAATCGCTTAAAAGTTAA
- the ylqF gene encoding ribosome biogenesis GTPase YlqF: MVIQWYPGHMAKAKREVSEQLKKVDVVFELVDARIPYSSRNPMIDEVIQRKPRVVILNKKDMANLKELEKWEAFFKDKGYFPVSIDAKHGKGLKLVEQAAIKATKEKFEKEKAKGLKPRAIRAMIVGIPNVGKSTLINKLANKAVTKTGNTPGVTKQQQWIKVGTSLQLLDTPGILWPKFEDQLVGKKLSITGAIKDSIVHLDEVAIYGLEFMKAHDYEGLKKHYDVDVSLEADNIEWFDAIGRRRGMLRRGNEIDYEAVIDLIIHEVRNAKIGTYTFDIVNEMEV; the protein is encoded by the coding sequence ATGGTAATTCAATGGTATCCAGGTCATATGGCTAAAGCAAAAAGAGAGGTTTCCGAGCAATTAAAAAAAGTTGACGTGGTATTTGAACTTGTAGATGCACGTATTCCTTACAGTTCACGAAATCCTATGATTGATGAAGTCATTCAACGCAAACCACGCGTAGTTATATTAAATAAAAAAGATATGGCTAATTTAAAAGAATTAGAAAAATGGGAAGCATTTTTTAAAGATAAGGGATATTTCCCAGTATCAATTGATGCAAAACATGGTAAAGGGTTGAAGTTAGTAGAACAAGCTGCGATTAAAGCTACAAAAGAAAAATTCGAAAAAGAGAAAGCCAAAGGATTGAAGCCACGTGCAATTAGAGCAATGATAGTAGGCATTCCAAATGTTGGGAAATCAACACTTATTAATAAATTAGCAAATAAAGCAGTTACTAAAACAGGGAACACACCTGGTGTAACTAAACAACAACAATGGATTAAAGTAGGGACTTCATTACAATTACTTGATACTCCAGGTATTTTATGGCCGAAATTTGAAGATCAGTTAGTTGGTAAAAAATTAAGTATTACTGGAGCGATTAAGGACAGTATTGTTCATTTAGATGAGGTAGCCATATATGGCTTAGAATTTATGAAAGCACATGACTATGAAGGGCTAAAAAAACATTATGATGTTGATGTCTCTTTAGAAGCAGATAATATTGAGTGGTTTGATGCAATAGGTCGTCGAAGAGGTATGTTGAGACGTGGTAATGAAATAGATTATGAAGCAGTAATAGACTTAATTATTCATGAAGTGCGTAATGCTAAGATAGGCACATATACGTTTGATATCGTAAATGAAATGGAAGTGTAA
- a CDS encoding YfhO family protein, translating to MKRKILYISLFMFLAIIGHSYVIYRFIYDGVLFTGPNDGMEQMVPIQMYLYDNWSHGNWFYSSDFGLGGDFFTDLSYYFSTNIIFIFNVLIIVMLKAFIPMDTSAVMFWMTNALIISIIKSTFAMVTTFIYAKYISLNRKVAMLAAFIFVISPLYFRFTVYWPFFSDIFIWLPLLLWSIERFFKSGKIGVFIIVVTISLINNFYFAYYQLLTGLLYFIIRIIFRHKQDIIPRAKAILTLSLSSLLALGSSLFIFFHGIESYLNNRRVSFKGDVDFLEHFNRNTNLFFDNYLIVILFITIQALLSFKLYKHYYYKLFAFLTLFSICASFFPFIDQLFNGLSAPQKRWHYLIAFSSAILIALYTKYFRTLSIKNYIFSTLIGLSCVFMSAWYYDDFVEWIWFVPVVSLIGLLILLVNEPYVRVNLTQFFILSIMILSILVSIVFIRNQIYYEDHIRRGNVRYATESLYDSPLQQRLVNKMKQHTGDDERIDWRVNDQDNTPMYQHFKGMSLYSSIFDHNILDYYYDALKINMQNESVSIYQSTNGRQNIASLFSVRYLMIKNYQDNIPRYFKKIKSDGQYQIYKNTLTLPSVRITDKVYDAKQLKHPVDREHAMIDGVVINHRGQSYPHKAENLLNQSDITYHDINHKKEHLIHIAKSNGRIQIHVPKKLSTRYKDFYVTLFVKRGRPDSNFSVNVNGYVNSRLFNNSTYRTGVDTQLYRTQPDKNDNINIDLAPGGDYEVDIKALHGVNYQNLIKAHHSSDFDHHYKNIKNGIKVHLGQHKKGIASINTPYRKGMHAYIDGKKVKPFKVNYMMTGVPVSKDNKEIVIQYRPKYWYTMIVISSICIVASAIWVYFRRKNNI from the coding sequence ATGAAGCGCAAGATTCTTTACATATCACTATTTATGTTTCTCGCAATAATCGGTCACAGTTATGTTATATATAGATTCATTTATGATGGCGTCTTATTCACAGGACCAAATGATGGGATGGAACAAATGGTCCCTATCCAAATGTACCTGTATGATAACTGGAGTCATGGTAATTGGTTCTACTCTTCTGACTTTGGTTTAGGCGGTGACTTTTTTACAGATTTAAGTTATTATTTTTCAACTAATATCATATTTATTTTTAACGTCCTAATCATTGTCATGCTTAAGGCTTTTATCCCTATGGATACTTCCGCTGTTATGTTTTGGATGACTAATGCGCTTATCATTTCCATCATTAAATCTACCTTTGCAATGGTTACTACTTTTATTTATGCAAAGTATATATCTTTAAATCGTAAAGTAGCAATGCTTGCCGCGTTTATCTTTGTCATTTCGCCCTTATACTTTAGGTTTACGGTATACTGGCCATTTTTTAGTGATATTTTTATCTGGTTGCCACTATTACTGTGGTCAATTGAACGTTTTTTTAAAAGTGGTAAAATTGGTGTTTTTATTATAGTAGTAACCATATCATTAATTAACAATTTCTACTTTGCCTATTACCAATTATTGACCGGTTTACTTTATTTTATTATTCGCATTATTTTTCGTCATAAGCAAGATATCATCCCAAGAGCAAAAGCTATTTTGACACTTTCGCTATCATCATTACTCGCTTTAGGTAGTAGCTTGTTTATATTTTTTCATGGTATTGAAAGTTATTTAAACAATAGACGTGTTTCATTTAAAGGCGATGTAGATTTCTTAGAACACTTTAATCGAAATACAAATCTTTTTTTTGATAATTATTTAATTGTAATTCTTTTTATTACCATTCAAGCTCTTTTATCTTTTAAATTATACAAACACTATTATTATAAATTATTTGCTTTTCTTACTTTATTTTCTATTTGCGCCAGTTTCTTTCCTTTTATTGATCAGTTATTTAATGGTTTATCGGCACCACAAAAACGTTGGCATTATTTAATCGCTTTTAGCTCAGCAATATTAATCGCACTATATACAAAATATTTTCGTACATTATCCATAAAAAATTATATTTTTTCTACATTAATTGGATTATCTTGTGTATTTATGAGTGCATGGTATTATGATGATTTTGTCGAGTGGATATGGTTTGTGCCAGTGGTAAGTTTAATAGGATTGCTTATTTTACTAGTTAATGAACCTTATGTGCGCGTCAACTTAACACAATTTTTCATTTTATCTATCATGATATTATCAATACTTGTCTCTATTGTATTTATACGCAATCAAATATACTATGAAGATCACATTCGACGTGGTAATGTACGTTACGCGACTGAAAGCCTATACGACTCTCCCCTACAACAACGCCTAGTGAATAAAATGAAGCAACACACAGGAGATGATGAGCGTATAGATTGGAGAGTAAATGACCAAGATAATACGCCTATGTATCAGCATTTTAAAGGTATGAGCTTATACTCTAGTATTTTTGATCATAATATCTTAGATTATTATTACGATGCATTAAAAATTAATATGCAAAATGAATCTGTAAGTATATATCAATCAACAAATGGTCGACAAAATATAGCAAGCTTATTTTCGGTACGCTATTTAATGATTAAAAATTACCAAGATAACATTCCGAGATATTTCAAAAAAATTAAAAGTGATGGACAATACCAAATATATAAAAATACTTTAACCCTTCCTTCTGTACGGATTACTGATAAAGTTTATGATGCTAAGCAATTGAAACACCCTGTAGATAGAGAACATGCAATGATTGATGGTGTTGTGATAAATCATCGCGGGCAATCTTATCCTCATAAAGCCGAGAATTTACTCAATCAGAGTGACATCACATATCATGATATCAATCATAAAAAAGAACACCTTATTCACATTGCTAAATCAAACGGCAGGATTCAAATTCATGTTCCTAAAAAGTTAAGCACCCGTTATAAAGACTTCTATGTAACGCTATTCGTTAAACGTGGGCGTCCCGATAGTAATTTTTCTGTAAATGTTAATGGGTATGTGAACAGTCGTTTGTTTAATAACTCTACTTATCGTACTGGGGTTGATACACAATTGTATAGAACTCAGCCAGATAAAAATGATAATATAAATATTGATCTTGCCCCGGGTGGCGATTACGAAGTAGATATCAAAGCACTACATGGGGTAAACTATCAAAACCTAATCAAAGCACATCATTCAAGTGATTTTGATCATCATTATAAAAATATTAAAAATGGTATTAAAGTTCATTTAGGACAACACAAAAAGGGTATTGCCTCTATAAACACACCTTATAGAAAGGGAATGCATGCATATATTGATGGGAAAAAAGTAAAACCATTTAAAGTTAATTATATGATGACAGGTGTGCCCGTATCAAAAGACAATAAAGAAATTGTAATTCAATATAGACCAAAGTATTGGTATACAATGATTGTTATTTCTAGCATATGTATTGTCGCAAGTGCTATCTGGGTATATTTTAGAAGAAAGAATAATATTTAA
- a CDS encoding YfhO family protein, producing MFNRLWSHKVTRFICIASMGIAVALLLFSPYIYRYLSQGIVFSGSGDGYRQMMPFQMYLYEHLSQFKGFYDQSFGLGGDYIKDLSYYYATSPITFINFIFVWISDVVFNSNPHSIAFWASNQLIVSFFKSVATFIIAFYYFRYLKLKGGIVLLASLLYGASTTVISFNFTWSYYGDLLIFLPLSLWAIERFNREKKIGLFIFAIALTLFSNFYFSYYEAIVLFAYYIYRIVYPHPKDIATRKQKLWVIPVAAALSLLVSIWGFYTGVSSFLHNDRVSNPHFKIPLFTDFARQKHFFTNGFYITVSIIALQALLSFKLYRHYYYKLFAIATWVMLIGSLTPYFDSMFNGFSTPERRWVYIFALTTAGLIALYIQHISELTFYTYVKTAVPSILIMLVMTLIVKNEKMTWMVVCLIIMVYLGILLYNKKLFNKRWFPILLVLFIIQQGLILSNHHTNNVKGYESTLSAIKDSSYKSPNLAKKIKDITQRRDKDPFSRIDYMSKYGLNSPMIYHFNGIALYSSIFDGEILKYYDQTLQINMPIDKNSTYRLFNNRANLMALWDVNDRIRRPQDLNMTYGFESEDVIKHADNEFFIHSTNQTPYPSAHITDKVYSSKQLKSPMDQEQAMLQGVVFNGQNTQANSDFKPNENLLSHSSSSLKGAHRDDKNNLIVTNDNGGITYHLPPSLAYKYKDMYVEMDVELLSPDKAHSVSLNDYTQQRNELSYKYRRFVSPVTMRVKANEDLNIKLPKGKYRFNIKGIYGEDYHTLKQASKDLDEVKVAKQRNGYNIKKDIEDNGYLVLPIPYRDGMHANVDGKAVSVKKGNGIMTVIPVKKGQENIELRYTPPYLYILITLSIIGIILSIVFAKFIKSK from the coding sequence ATGTTTAATAGACTTTGGTCTCACAAAGTTACACGTTTTATTTGTATAGCTTCAATGGGAATAGCAGTTGCCCTACTTTTATTCTCACCCTACATATATCGCTATTTGTCTCAAGGTATTGTCTTTAGCGGTTCTGGAGATGGCTATAGACAAATGATGCCGTTCCAAATGTATTTGTATGAACATTTAAGCCAATTCAAAGGATTTTATGATCAATCTTTTGGCTTAGGTGGCGATTATATTAAAGACCTATCTTATTACTATGCAACATCCCCTATTACTTTTATAAATTTTATTTTTGTGTGGATTTCAGATGTTGTATTTAATAGCAATCCTCATTCAATTGCATTTTGGGCAAGCAATCAATTAATTGTTTCATTTTTCAAGAGTGTAGCAACATTTATAATTGCTTTTTATTATTTTAGATATTTAAAATTAAAAGGTGGCATTGTTTTACTTGCCTCCCTATTATACGGCGCTTCAACTACAGTAATCTCCTTTAATTTTACATGGTCTTACTATGGGGATTTACTTATTTTCTTACCATTATCTTTATGGGCAATTGAACGTTTTAATAGAGAGAAAAAAATCGGATTGTTTATTTTTGCAATTGCATTAACACTATTTTCAAATTTCTATTTTAGTTATTATGAGGCTATCGTCCTTTTTGCTTATTACATATATAGAATCGTATATCCACATCCAAAAGATATTGCGACAAGAAAACAAAAGCTATGGGTGATACCTGTAGCAGCAGCATTAAGTTTATTGGTAAGTATATGGGGATTCTATACTGGTGTTTCTTCATTTTTACATAATGACAGAGTCAGCAATCCTCACTTTAAAATACCTTTATTCACTGATTTTGCACGTCAAAAACATTTTTTCACAAATGGTTTTTATATAACAGTTTCTATTATTGCTTTACAGGCTTTATTATCATTCAAATTATATCGTCATTATTATTACAAATTATTTGCGATTGCAACCTGGGTAATGCTTATCGGTTCTTTAACGCCATATTTTGATAGTATGTTTAATGGATTTTCGACTCCAGAACGTCGTTGGGTATACATTTTCGCACTAACAACAGCTGGATTAATCGCTCTATATATTCAACACATCTCTGAATTGACATTTTACACTTACGTCAAAACCGCTGTCCCATCAATACTCATCATGTTAGTAATGACGCTAATTGTTAAAAATGAGAAAATGACTTGGATGGTCGTGTGTCTCATTATCATGGTTTATCTCGGTATATTATTATACAATAAGAAGCTTTTCAACAAGCGTTGGTTCCCTATACTATTGGTATTGTTTATTATTCAACAAGGGCTAATTCTTTCAAATCATCATACGAATAATGTAAAGGGATATGAATCTACATTATCTGCAATAAAGGATTCATCCTATAAAAGTCCAAACCTAGCTAAAAAAATTAAAGATATCACTCAACGACGTGACAAAGATCCCTTTAGTAGAATCGACTATATGTCAAAATATGGACTAAACTCACCAATGATTTATCATTTTAATGGCATTGCCCTTTACTCTAGTATTTTCGATGGTGAAATACTAAAATATTATGACCAAACACTACAAATCAATATGCCAATAGATAAAAATAGTACCTACAGGTTGTTTAATAATCGAGCAAATTTAATGGCTTTGTGGGATGTGAATGACCGAATACGTCGTCCTCAAGATTTAAATATGACATATGGCTTTGAGTCTGAGGATGTTATCAAGCATGCAGATAATGAATTCTTTATTCATTCAACGAATCAAACTCCTTATCCAAGTGCACACATCACAGATAAAGTTTATAGTTCAAAGCAACTTAAATCACCTATGGATCAAGAACAAGCTATGTTACAAGGCGTTGTTTTTAACGGTCAAAATACACAGGCCAATAGTGATTTCAAGCCAAATGAAAACCTATTAAGTCATAGTTCTAGTTCATTAAAAGGTGCACACCGTGATGATAAAAATAATTTAATCGTTACTAATGATAATGGTGGCATAACATATCATTTGCCCCCTTCTCTTGCATACAAATATAAAGATATGTATGTCGAAATGGATGTCGAACTTTTATCACCAGATAAAGCGCACAGCGTGAGCTTAAACGACTATACACAACAACGTAATGAATTATCATATAAATATCGTCGTTTTGTTTCACCTGTTACCATGCGTGTTAAAGCAAACGAAGATTTGAACATCAAACTGCCTAAAGGTAAATATCGCTTTAATATCAAGGGGATTTATGGCGAAGATTATCATACACTCAAGCAAGCATCTAAAGATTTAGACGAAGTGAAAGTTGCAAAACAACGTAACGGTTACAACATAAAAAAAGACATTGAAGATAATGGGTATCTTGTTTTACCAATACCATATCGTGACGGCATGCATGCAAATGTTGATGGAAAAGCTGTTTCTGTCAAAAAAGGTAATGGTATCATGACTGTCATCCCAGTCAAAAAGGGTCAGGAAAATATAGAATTAAGATACACACCACCTTACTTATATATATTAATCACGCTCAGTATCATAGGCATAATATTAAGCATCGTCTTCGCAAAATTCATTAAATCTAAATAA
- the rplS gene encoding 50S ribosomal protein L19 has product MSNHKLIEAVTQSQLRTDIPSFRPGDTLRVHVRIIEGTRERIQVFEGVVIKRRGGGISETFTVRKISSGVGVERTFPLHTPKIETIEVKRRGKVRRAKLYYLRELRGKAARIKEIR; this is encoded by the coding sequence ATGAGCAATCACAAATTAATTGAAGCAGTAACTCAATCGCAATTACGCACAGATATACCTTCATTCCGTCCAGGTGACACTTTAAGAGTTCACGTACGTATTATTGAAGGTACTCGCGAACGTATCCAAGTATTCGAAGGTGTAGTTATCAAACGCCGTGGTGGAGGTATCTCAGAAACTTTCACTGTTCGTAAGATTTCTTCAGGTGTTGGTGTGGAACGTACATTCCCATTACACACTCCAAAAATCGAAACAATCGAAGTTAAACGTCGCGGTAAAGTCCGTCGTGCTAAATTATACTACCTACGTGAATTACGTGGTAAAGCTGCTAGAATTAAAGAAATTCGTTAA